From Myxococcus stipitatus, one genomic window encodes:
- a CDS encoding zf-TFIIB domain-containing protein encodes MADNRTDKPTSTEEEYFAREEIEKKRKLALQQAAETAEKQREELKKLHWMKCPKCGMDLQTLKQGNVELETCFNCGGVFLDSGELDQLMKQHGHEGSGKVMGAILNLFKRK; translated from the coding sequence ATGGCCGACAACCGAACGGACAAGCCGACTTCGACCGAGGAGGAGTATTTCGCCCGGGAGGAGATCGAGAAGAAGCGCAAGCTGGCCCTCCAGCAGGCTGCGGAGACCGCGGAGAAGCAGCGCGAGGAACTCAAGAAGCTGCACTGGATGAAGTGCCCCAAGTGCGGCATGGACCTGCAGACGCTCAAGCAGGGCAACGTCGAACTGGAGACGTGCTTCAACTGTGGCGGCGTCTTCCTGGACTCCGGCGAGCTGGACCAGCTCATGAAGCAGCACGGGCACGAGGGCAGTGGCAAGGTGATGGGCGCCATCCTCAACCTGTTCAAGCGCAAGTAG
- the gatC gene encoding Asp-tRNA(Asn)/Glu-tRNA(Gln) amidotransferase subunit GatC, which translates to MALTLEQVRHVASLARLALTPEEEQRFATQLSAVLDAVAQLQSLDVETVEPTSHATLAASLLRQDVARPSLPPEKSLANAPAKVGTSFAVPKIIE; encoded by the coding sequence ATGGCCCTCACGCTCGAGCAGGTGCGTCACGTGGCCTCGCTGGCGCGGCTGGCGCTGACTCCCGAGGAGGAGCAGCGCTTCGCCACGCAGCTGTCCGCCGTGCTGGACGCGGTGGCGCAGCTGCAGTCGCTCGACGTGGAGACGGTGGAGCCCACCTCTCACGCCACGCTCGCCGCCTCGCTGTTGCGGCAGGACGTGGCGCGGCCGTCGCTGCCGCCGGAGAAGTCCCTGGCCAACGCCCCGGCGAAGGTCGGGACGAGCTTCGCGGTGCCGAAGATCATCGAATAG